Genomic segment of Paraburkholderia agricolaris:
CACATGCGCTGGCGCGCTCGCAGATGCAGAAGTCGCCGAATCTGGCGGGCATGACGCGTCTTCTGGAAGCTCAGGAAGCCGTCGCGGAAGAGCCGCGGCGCAGCGAGCTCGAATTGATGCGTACGCTAATTCGGCAACGCACCAAAAATCTGCCACGGTATACGTGCCAGAATTGTGGTTTCAGGGCGCGACTGTTCTACTGGCAGTGCCCGGGTTGCAGCGGTTGGGAAACCTATGCGCCGCGTCGCGTCGAACCGATCACGGCGTCGAATTGACGCGGACGCAGTCGCGGATGCAATTGCGAATGCATCCGTATAGCCGCGCCGCAACGACGGCGGCCCGTCGGGCGGATTAGGCCGACGGGATCATGACGGCCTTGTTTACTACGAGAAACCCTCACCGGAACCCTCCACCGGAAAGCGTATGAAAATCACCATTATCGGCACGGGCTATGTTGGCCTCGTCACTGGCGCGTGCCTCGCCGAAATCGGCCATGACGTCTTCTGTCTCGACGTCGATCCGCGCAAGATCGAAATCCTCAACAACGGCGGCGTGCCGATTCACGAGCCGGGTTTGCTGGAGATCATTGCCCGCACGCGCGCGGCGCGCCGCATCACGTTTTCGACGGATATCGAAGCGAGCGTGGCGCACGGCGAGGTGCAATTCATCGCCGTCGGCACACCGCCCGATGAAGACGGTTCGGCCGACCTGCAATACGTGCTCGAAGCGGCGCGCAACATTGGCCGTACGATGAACGGCTTCAAGGTGATCGTCGACAAATCGACGGTGCCGGTCGGCACCGCGCAACGTGTGCGCGCGGTGGTCGAAGAGGAACTGGCTAAACGCGGGCTCGCCAATAGCGCGCAGCACCGCTTTTCGGTGGTGTCGAACCCTGAATTTCTGAAGGAAGGCGCGGCCGTCGACGACTTCATGCGTCCCGATCGCATCGTACTCGGCAGCGACGAAGACGAAGCCGGCCTGCGCGCGCGCGAACTGATGAAGCGTTTGTACGCGCCGTTCAACCGCAATCACGAACGCACGCTGTACATGGACGTGCGCTCGGCTGAATTCACGAAGTACGCAGCCAATGCGATGCTCGCCACGCGCATCTCGTTCATGAACGAGATGTCGAATCTGGCGGATCGGGTCGGCGCGGATATCGAAGCGGTGCGTCGCGGTATCGGCTCGGACCCGCGCATCGGTTACCACTTTCTGTATGCCGGTTGCGGCTACGGTGGCTCATGCTTCCCGAAGGACGTGCAGGCGCTGATCCGCACCGCCGCCGAAACCGGCCACAATCTGCGCATCCTCGAAGCGGTCGAGGAAGTGAATTACAAGCAGAAGGACGTGCTGGTGCGCAAGATCACGGGCAAGCTCGGTGAAGACCTGAGCGGCCGCACGTTCGCCGTGTGGGGCCTCGCGTTCAAACCGAATACCGACGACATGCGCGAGGCGCCGAGCCGCCGCGTGATCGCTGAACTGCTGGCGCGTGGCGCGCAGGTTCGCGCCTACGATCCGGTGGCGGTGGCCGAAGCACGCCGCGTGTTCGCGCTCGATTTGCACGACGCACCGGATCAACTCGCGCGTCTGCATTTCACCAGCACCCAGGACGAAACGCTCACCGGCGCCGACGCGCTGGTGGTCGTCACCGAATGGAAGGAATTCAAGAGCCCGGATTTCTTGCATCTGAAATCAGTGCTGAAGTCGCCACTGATTTTCGACGGCCGCAATCTGTACGAGCCGGACGCAATGACCGAACTCGGCATCGACTATCACTCGATCGGACGACCTTATGCCCAGCCCTCTGAACTTCCGGCCGGTGTCTCCAGCGATGCCTGAGGCTGCTCACTCCGCACCCACAGCGGCACTGACCGTGGTGCCGCGCGAACGCCTCGGGGCGGCGCGCGTGCTGGTAGTCGGCGACGTCATGCTCGATCGCTACTGGTTCGGCGACGTGAACCGTATCTCGCCGGAAGCGCCGGTGCCGGTCGTGCATGTGCAGCGCCAGGAAGATCGGCTCGGCGGCGCGGCGAACGTGGCGCGCAATGCGGTTGCGCTCGGCGCGCAAGCGGGGTTGCTGTGCGTGGTCGGCCACGACGAGCCCGGCGAGCGCATCGTGCAATTACTCGACGAAAGTGGCGTGGTGCCGCATCTGGAACGCGATCCGGATTTGCTCACCACCATCAAACTGCGCGTGCTGTCGCGTCAGCAGCAGTTGCTGCGCGTCGACTTTGAAAACTCGCCGGCGCACGAAGTGCTGCTCGCGGGCCTCGCGCGTTTCGACGACCTGCTGCCGTCGCACGATGTGATCCTGATGTCCGATTACGCGAAGGGTGGTCTCACGCACGTCACGCAGATGATCGCGAAGGCGCACGCGGCGGACAAACCGGTGCTGGTCGATCCGAAGGGCGACGACTGGGAGCGCTATCGCGGCGCCACGCTGATCACGCCGAATCGCGCCGAGTTGCGCGAGGTGGTCGGCCAATGGAAATCCGAAGAAGATCTGATCGCGCGTGTGACTAAACTCCGCACCGATCTCGAGTTCAAGGCCTTGCTGCTGACGCGCTCGGAAGAGGGCATGACGCTCTTCTCCGACGACGGCATCCTGCATGCTTCGGCCGTTGCACGTGAAGTGTATGATGTATCGGGCGCGGGCGACACCGTGATCGCCACGCTCGCCGCCATGCTTGGCGCGGGTTTGACGCTGGTCGAGGCGGTCGGACTCGCGAATCGCGCAGCCGGCATCGTGGTCGGCAAACTCGGCACCGCCACTGTCAACTACGACGAACTCTTTCATTGATGCGGCCCGCGGGAATCCCGGCTTTGCGCGCTTCGGTTTCAGCGGCGCAAAAGAGGAACCCGCGAGGCGTCAACTGAACACATTACCGCAGGATCATCATGACCCTCATCGTCACCGGCGCGGCCGGCTTTATCGGCAGCAATCTCGTGAAGGCGCTCAACGAGCGCGGTGAACAACGCATCATTGCGGTGGATAACCTCACGCGCGCGGACAAGTTCAAGAATCTGGTCGACTGCGAGGTCGACGATTATCTCGACAAGACCGAATTCGTCGAACGCTTCAAGCGCGGCGACTTCGGCAAGGTGCGCGCGATTTTCCACGAAGGCGCCTGCTCGGACACGATGGAAACCGACGGCCGCTACATGATGGACAACAACTTCCGCTATAGCCGTGAAGTGCTCGACGTCTGTCTCGCGCAGAACATCCAGTTTCTGTATGCATCCTCGGCGGCAACGTATGGCGGTTCGAGCCGGTTTGTCGAAGAGCGCGAAGTCGAGCAGCCGCTGAACGTGTACGGCTATTCGAAATTCCTGTTCGACCAGGTGATTCGCCGCGTGCTGCCCACAGCGAAAAGTCAGATTGCCGGCTTCCGTTACTTCAACGTGTATGGGCCGCGCGAGACCCACAAGGCGCGCATGGCATCGGTGGCGTTTCACAACTTCAACCAGTTTCGCGCGGAAGGCAAAGTCAAGCTGTTCGGCGAATACAACGGCTATGCCGCCGGCGAACAGACGCGCGATTTCGTCTCCGTCGAAGACGTGGTCAAGGTGAACCTGTTCTTCTTCGACAATCCGGACAAGTCGGGCATCTTCAACCTGGGCAGCGGCCGTGCGCAGCCGTTCAACGACATCGCGAGCACGGTGGTCAACACGCTGCGTGCGTTGAATAACGAGCCGCCGTTGTCGCTCGCGGATCAGGTGCAGCGCGGACTGATCGAGTACATTCCGTTCCCCGATGCATTGCGCGGCAAGTACCAGTGCTTCACGCAAGCCGACTTGACGAAGCTGCGTGCCACCGGCTACGACGCGCCGTTCCTGAGCGTGCAGGAAGGTGTCGATCGGTACGTACGTTGGCTATTCGGCCAGGTGTAAATCTTTCGGATACCTCTTTAAACTGGAATCTCCCGGTTGGTGATGTCGCCAACCGGTTGTACGAGGGAGATTCCATATGTTTCGAAAAATTCTGGTTACCGCGGCCATGCTCGCCGCTTTCGGCCACGCGTATGCGGCGGTCGACGTCAACACGGCTAACGAGGATGCGCTGCGCGGCATCAAGGGCATCGGTCCTGCCAAAGCGAAAGCCATTCTCGAAGAGCGTTCAGCGCATGGTCCATTCAAGGACCCGGTCGATCTCGGCAAGCGCGTCAAAGGCATGGGCGGGCATACCGTCGAGCGCCTGCAGGCGGAGGGTCTCGCTGTCGGTCCGGCTGGCGCGGCTGCTAACACGCAGGCTGCGGCGTCTGCACAGAGCAAAGGCGTGCCCGCTTCGGGTAACGGTGCCAACCCGGCCAACTCGACTAGCGCGGCCGCTACTCAAAAGAGCAACGCCACTGTGGCGGTGAAGAAATAGCCTGACGCGGGCCGGGCGCGCGAGGCGGGTCACCTCTGCGCGGCCGGTCCCGCATCTCGTCAGTTACCGTCGTTCCCCTTCATGGTCGGAGTGGGTAAGAACACTCCTTCAGCTGTCATGCAGATGACTGGCTCCCGCGGTCCTCAGCCGCGGGTTTTTTGCGTTCGGGCGGGGGCTCGCTCGCAACGCCTGCATCCATACGCTCAGAAGGGCCGCGCGGCGACCGTGCGAATGGTGGTTTAGAATCGATAGATTAGAGACCCCGCGCATCTATCGAGAGCACCAGAACCGATATGGCTTACAAAACGATTGAAGACACGATCGGCAATACGCCGCTCGTGCAACTCGTCCGGCTGACTGACGACGAGATCCGCAGCCGCAATAACGTGATCCTTGCAAAGCTCGAGGGCAACAACCCCGCGGGGTCGGTGAAGGACCGTCCGGCGCTGTCGATGATCAAGAAGGCGGAAGCGCGTGGGCGCATCAAGCCGGGCGACACGCTGATCGAATCGACCAGCGGCAACACCGGCATCGCATTGGCCATGGCGGCGGCAATCCGCGGCTACAAGATGGTGCTGATCATGCCGGAAGATCTGTCGGTGGAGCGCCGTCAGAGCATGGCTGCTTATGGCGCGCAGATCGTACTGACGCCGGTCACGGGCGGCATGGAATACGCGCGCGATCTGGCCGAACAGATGCAGCGCGAAGGCAAGGGCATCATCCTCGACCAGTTCGCGAACCCGGACAATCCGGCCGCGCATGTCGAAGGCACGGGTCCGGAAATCTGGCGCGATACCGAAGGGCGAATTACGCACTTCGTCTCGTCGATGGGCACGACCGGCACGATCATGGGCGTGTCCACCTACCTGAAGGAACAGAATCCGGCGATCGAGATCATCGGCGCACAGCCTGAAGAGGGTTCGCGCATTCCGGGCATCCGCAAATGGCCGGAAGCCTATTTGCCGAAGATTTTCGATCGTAGCCGCGTGGACCGCGTCGAGAATGTGAGTCAGGCCGCAGCCGAAGCGATGGCGCGGCGCATGGCTTCGGTCGAAGGGATCTTCGCCGGCATCTCGTCGGGCGGGGCCTGTGAGGTGGCGCTGCGCATCGCGCGCCAGGTCGAGAACGCGACGATCGTGTTTATCGTCTGCGATCGGGGCGACCGGTATCTGTCGACGGGTGTGTTCCCGGCTTGATTGCGCCTGGGCGCATTCAGCGATCCTCGAACTGAGATGGCCAAAAAAAAGCGCCGGTTTAACCGGCGCTTTTTTTGTGTCGCTTGCTATCTGTTTGTAATGTGGACCGGACCTGACGGGCCAGTGACTGGCAAGCGTCGCTCAGCTTACTGCGAAGCCGCGCCAGGCGCCGCCGCATTACCGCTGCTGGCGTTGTTCGCAGCGTCGCTCGCTTCCATCTGCGCCTTGACTCGCTGACCCAGTTGATAAACCGCGAGTGCGTAAAAGAAACTGCGGTTATAGCGTGTCAGCACGTAGAAGTTCTTCAGGCCCAGCATGTACTCGGTGCCACGCCCCGGCGACGGCAGATCCACCACGGTCACCGGCGTGCCGGCTTCCGCCGCGACATCGACGCCTGGCTCGTTCAGCAGCAATCCGGCACGCAGCAACTGGTCCAGCGGCCAATGCGGCTCTGGCTTGCCGTCGGCGGCCGCTTGCGCCACACCCAGGCTGCCGGCATCCGAGCCAATCTTCCACACGACCGGCCGGCCGTTTTCCCAGCCGTTCTGGCGCAGATAATTCGCCACGCTGCCGATCGCATCCGCCTGGCTCGTGCGCAGGTCGATCTGTTTGTTGCCGTCGTAGTTCACCGCGTATTCCACGATGCTGCTCGGCAGGAACTGCGGAATCCCGATTGCGCCGGTATAGGAACCGAGCACGGTGGTCGGATCGATTTGCGAATCGCGCGTCCACACCAGGTAGTCTTCGAGATTCTTGCGGAAGGTCGCCTGGCGATCCGCGCGATTGGCGGTATTCGGATAGTCGAACGTGAGCGTGGTCAGAGCATCGAGCACACGGAAGTTGCCCATGAAGCGCCCGTAGATCGTCTCCACGCCAATGATGCCGACGATCACTTCCGGCGGCACGCCGAACTCTTCATAGGCGCGCTGCAGCGTGGCCTGGTTGGCGCGCCAGAAGCGCACGCCGGCGTTGATGCGTACCGGGTCGAGAAAGCGCGACTGATACACGCGCCAGTTCTTGATCGACGGCGAGGGCGACGGCGTGACGAGTTTGACCGCCGTGGCCGAATAGCTCACGCGCGCGAAAAGGGCGTGCAGGCCGGCTTCGTCGAAGTCATAGCGCGCTGCCATGTCGCTGATGAACGCGTCCACATTGGCGTTGTTCGCGTAGCGCTGCGGAATAATCTCTTCTTCGAAGGTTTGCCCTTGCGGCACGGCCGGTTGCGGCTGGCTTTGCGCCACCAGCAGCGGTTTCTTCGTAACGCTTTGCGCGATCGCCGGACTGGTTGCCATGAACATGCACGATGCGATAGACAGTGCGGCGGCCGCGGTCTTCGTGCGTAGCCGGTTTCGTGCGGACAGAGCAAGCTTGACGGTCATAGTGAGCTGAGGGCGCAGTGCAAAAGAGACAGGGGAAAACGGATCGGGGCAGTATACCCGACGCCTCCCGCAAAACTGTGCCCAGCGCGTCACAGTCGCATCGTGTGGTAACTTGGCAAATGTTGGTGCGCCTGGTGTGCGCGCCCTGGACGGAGACACGCCGCGCGCGCTTTGAGAGCGCCGCGCCGCATACGAGAATCATGGCAACAGGCTTTTATTCCCACGCCGATTGTTTGCTGCACGATATGGGGCAGTGGCATCCCGAATGCCCGGCCCGGCTGCAGGCAATCGAAGACCAATTGATCGCGAGCCGCATCGACTCGCTGATCGAACGCGAATCGCCGCCGCTCGCCGACGATGCCGCGCTGTTGCGCGTGCATACGCAAGCCCACGTCGACTACATCCGCAGCCGTTCGCCTGCGCAGGGGCTCGCGGAAATCGATCCCGACACGTCGATGAACCCGCACACCTTGCAGGCCGCGTTGCGCGCAGCGGGTGCCGCGGTGGCCGCGACCGACGCCGTTATCGAAGGCCGCTTCGATAACGCGTTCTGCAGCGTGCGCCCGCCTGGCCACCATGCGGAGCCGGCACGCGCAATGGGCTTCTGCTTTTTCAACAACGTGGCGATCGCCGCGCGTCATGCGCTCGAAGTGCACGGCATGCAGCGCGTGGCGATCATCGACTTCGACGTCCATCACGGTAACGGTACCGAAGCGGCCTTTGCGGGCGATTCGCGCGTTCTGATGTGCAGCATCTTCCAGCATCCGTTCTATCCGTTCACCGGCGCCGACAACCAGGCGCCCAACATGTGCAACGTGCCGATGCCGGCGCGCTCGAAAGGCATGGCGGTGCGCGAGGCGGTCGACATGCTGTGGCTGCCTCGCCTGCAAGAATTCAAGCCGGAAATGATCTTCATCTCGGCGGGCTTCGACGCGCATCGCGAAGACGATCTGGGCAACATGGGGCTGGTCGAAGACGACTACGCATGGATCACCGACCAGGTGCGCGAGATCGCAAAGCGCTATGCGGGTGGGCGGATCGTCAGTTGTCTCGAAGGCGGGTACAACCTGTCGGCGCTCGGGCGCAGCGTGGTCGCGCACGTGCGCGCGCTGGCCGGAATCTGAGCTTCCACGCGGCAAGCGTTAGTCGAGTGCCGCGAACCGTACGAGTTCAACGAGGGGCAAGCCATGAATGCCGAAGTGCGCAGCGCTTCTTCACTGGTCGAAATCGAACACGACGCGTACGGCGTGCCAGGCGTTGTCCGTTTGACGATGAACCGGCCTGATGCCTTCAACGCGCTCTCCGAAGCATTGCTCGACGCGTTGCAGTCGGCGCTGACGGCGTTGGCGCAGTCCAATGCGCGGGTGGTGGTGATCGCCGGCGCCGGCCGCGCCTTTTGCGCCGGACACGATCTGAAGGAAATGCGCGCGGCGCCGTCGCTGGCCTACTACCAGGCCTTGTTCGCACGCTGCACGAAACTGATGTTGACGATCCAGCGCCTGCCGCAACCGGTGATCGCGAGGGTGCACGGCATTGCCACGGCGGCCGGATGTCAGCTGGTCGCGATGTGCGATCTGGCCGTTTCCGCCGATACCGCGCGTTTTGCCGTCTCAGGCGTCAACCTGGGGCTCTTTTGTGCGACGCCTGCAGTGCCGCTGTCGCGCAATCTGTCGCGTAAGGCGGCGCTCGAAATGCTGCTCACCGGCGATTTCATCGACGCCGTGCAGGCGCGACAGCAAGGCCTCGTGAACCGCGTCGCGCCGGCCGATGCGCTCGATGCGGAGGTCGCGCGACTCGCGAAGAGCATCTGCGCGAAACCTGTCGAGGCGGTGAGCGCCGGAAAGGGCCTGTTCTATCGCCAGCTCGAAATGGGCATCGAAGCGGCGTATCAGCTGGCTGGACAGACCATGGCCTGCAACATGATGGACGACTCCGCGCTCGAGGGCGTGCAGGCCTTCATCGATAAACGGCCGCCGGACTGGAAGCGTTAGCCGGGCCGTTGCTGGCCGCTGGCCGGGTTCGGTGCCGTTGCTGTAGGCAAACCCGAACATCTACAAGCCGGCCATTGCTCAGGCTCTGTGCAGCCGCTTCTCCATCCAGTCGATCAACGCGCCGATCACCCGATCCCGGTCGAGATCGTTCATTGTCTCGTGATAGCTGCCTTCGTGCATCGTGAGCGTTTTGTCCGGCGAACCGGCGTGCGCGCCGAAATCGCGGCTGCCTTCGGGTTCAGTGAGTTTGTCGGCGGTGCCGTGATACACCAGCAGCGGGACGCGTAGTGCGGCCCGGCCGCGTTCGATGCGCGCCATCGCCAGCAACAACTCCGCGCCCGTACGCGCGGGAATCGCGCCGTGATGAACCAGCGGATCGTTGCGATTGGCGTTCACCACGGGCTCAAGCCGCGAGAGCAAGGCCGCGTCGATTTTCATCGCCGGGAAGGTCGGCCAGATGCCGCTAATCACCTGGCTCACCTTGAGCATCCAGCGCGGCACGTCACGACCCGGTGCGAGCGCGGGGCTCGACAGGATCAGGCCACTGAGCCGGCGCCCGCTCGCCTCGAGCCGTTCGATCGCGTATAGCGCCGCGACCGCGCCGCCCATGCTGTGCCCCATCAGGAACAGCGGGGCGCAACTGGTGGCCGCTTCATCGAGCAAGGCCTGGGCGTCGAGCAGATAGTCGTCGAAACGGTTCACCCATACGCGTTTGCCCGGCGCATGCCCATGTCCGCGCAAATCGATGGCGACGAGTTCAACGCCGGCCGAATTCAGCCGGTCCGCCAGCGCCGCGTAACGCCCTGCGTGCTCCGCCAGTCCATGTACCAGCGCGACCGTGCCGCGCAAGGGCGTTGTCGCGGGCCAGCGATACAGAGGCAGTTCGATGCCGTCGCTCGTCGTGACGGTCGAACGCTGCGCAGCGCCGCCTTTCGGGGCGCCCGCAATGGGACGCGCATTGCCGGGTCGGGTTGTGTCCATGGCTGCCCTTTATCCTGAATGTGTCCTGATTTCGAATCGCCCGATCATAGTCGCAGCGGGCGCGCGCACGCGAGCGTCTCACGCCGGGCACGCCTCTAATGCTTTATGGTTATGAAAAGATCGTAATTGATTATTAAAGGGAATGACGGCGCTGCGGTAGAATCGCGGGTTCAAATCCCAATAAAAGCAACGGCGGCCGCTTGTCGGGAGCGCACAACGCTCGTTGGCAAACTCCGCCGTTTTGTTTTCCATGATCGAAATACGCAATATCTCTCAGCGGTTTGCCGGGCCCCGGGGCTGGGTCGAGGCGTTGCATAACGTCAATCTGTCGATTCCGGCGGGTGAGGTGTTCGGCATCATCGGCCGCAGCGGCGCGGGCAAGAGTACGCTCGTGCGTACCATCAACCTGCTGACGCGCCCGAGTGAAGGCAACATCGTTGTCAACGGCCGCGATCTGACGACGCTGCCCGCCGCGCAATTGCGCGAAGCACGTCGCGAGATCGGCATGATTTTTCAGCACTTCAACCTGCTGTCGTCGCGCACGGTGTACGAGAACGTGGCGTTGCCGCTCGAACTCGCCGGCATGAAGCGCGACGAGATCGAGGCGAACGTGTTGCCGCTGCTCGAACTGGTCGGCCTGTCGGCGCAGAAGGACCGTTATCCGGCGCAGATCAGCGGTGGGCAGAAGCAGCGTGTCGGCATTGCACGCGCGCTCGCGAGCAAGCCGAAGGTGCTGCTTTCCGACGAAGCGACCTCGGCGCTCGACCCCGAAACCACACGCGCGATCCTCGAACTGCTCAAGCGCATCAATCGTGAACTGAACCTGACGATCGTGCTGATCACGCACCAGATGGACGTGATCAAGCAGGTCTGCGACCGCGTCGCGGTGCTGGACGCAGGCCGTGTGGTCGAGGAGGGAAAGGTCATCGACGTGTTCCTGCAACCGCATCATGAAGTCACGCGCGCGCTGATCGGCGACGTGATCGCGCAGGAACTGCCGCCCGCAATGAAGGCGCGCGTGGCTGAACGCCTCAAGACCGGTAGCGGCCATTTGCTGCGCCTCGCATTCACCGGCTCGGGCGTCGATCAACCGATTCTGTCGGAAACGATTCGCCGCTACGAACTCGACTTCAACATTCTGCACGGCCAGATCGACGAGATTCAGGGGCAGGCGTTCGGCTCGCTCGCGGTGCTGGCGGGCGGTGAACCGGCGAAGGTGGCGCAGGCGCTGACGTATCTGCGCGAACAGGGTGTGGTGGTGGAGGAGCTGTCGTATGTTGAGTGAAATGTTCGATATGTTCGTCCAGTCGTTCTGGGAAACGCTCGTGATGGTGGGCATTTCCGGACTGGTCGGCGCGGCGGTCGGCCTGCCGCTCGGCGTGCTGCTGTATTTGACGGACCGTCAGGGCGTGCTGCAGAACATCGCCGTGAATCGTGTGATGGGGGTGATCGTCAACGCGGTGCGTTCCACGCCGTTCATCATTTTGCTGGTCGCCGTGATTCCCTTCACGCGCCTCGTGGTGGGCTCGTCGATCGGCACGGCTGCGGCCGTGGTGCCGCTGACTATTGCCGCGGCGCCGTTTATCGCGCGTCTGGTCGAGACGGCGTTGCGCGAAGTCGATCGCGGTCTGATTGAAGCCGCGCAGGCAATGGGCGCGACCACCAGCCAGATCGTTTTCAAAGTGCTGTTGCCGGAGTCGCTGCCGGGTGTGGTCGCCGGATTGACGATTACGTTCGTGTCGCTGGTCGGCTATTCGGCGATGGCCGGTGCGATCGGTGGCGGCGGGCTCGGGGATCTGGGCATTCGTTACGGGTATCAGCGGTTTTTACCGGAAGTGATGGTGACGGTCGTGGTGATCCTGATCGTCTTCGTGCAACTGGTGCAGTCGTTCGGGGATTGGCTCGTGCGTCGTTTGAGCCATAAATAAACAAGGGTCATCGGAACCCGCCAAGCAGAATCGAGAAAAGGTCCATCATGCAACGTCGTTTCATTCTCAAGCTGGCCGCCACGCTCGGCGCCGCGTCGCTGTTCGCTGCCGCCACGGTGGCTCACGCTGACGACACGATCAAGGTCGGCGTCACCGGCGGCCCGCACGCGCAGATCATGGAAGTCGTGAAGACGGTCGCGGCAAAGAACGGTCTGAACATCAAGATCGTCGAATTCTCCGACTACGTGCAGCCGAACGCGGCGCTTGCCGGCGGCGATCTGGATGCGAACAGCTACCAGCATGACCCGTACTTGCAGGCACAGGTGAAGGATCGCGGCTACAAGCTGATCCGCATCGCCGACACGGTCACGTACCCGATGGGCCTCTACTCGAAGAAGGTGAAGACGCTGGCCGAATTGCAGCCGGGCGCGAAGATCGCCGTGCCGAACGATCCGACCAATGGCGGCCGGGCACTCCTGTTGCTGCAA
This window contains:
- a CDS encoding methionine ABC transporter ATP-binding protein; protein product: MIEIRNISQRFAGPRGWVEALHNVNLSIPAGEVFGIIGRSGAGKSTLVRTINLLTRPSEGNIVVNGRDLTTLPAAQLREARREIGMIFQHFNLLSSRTVYENVALPLELAGMKRDEIEANVLPLLELVGLSAQKDRYPAQISGGQKQRVGIARALASKPKVLLSDEATSALDPETTRAILELLKRINRELNLTIVLITHQMDVIKQVCDRVAVLDAGRVVEEGKVIDVFLQPHHEVTRALIGDVIAQELPPAMKARVAERLKTGSGHLLRLAFTGSGVDQPILSETIRRYELDFNILHGQIDEIQGQAFGSLAVLAGGEPAKVAQALTYLREQGVVVEELSYVE
- a CDS encoding methionine ABC transporter permease; the protein is MLSEMFDMFVQSFWETLVMVGISGLVGAAVGLPLGVLLYLTDRQGVLQNIAVNRVMGVIVNAVRSTPFIILLVAVIPFTRLVVGSSIGTAAAVVPLTIAAAPFIARLVETALREVDRGLIEAAQAMGATTSQIVFKVLLPESLPGVVAGLTITFVSLVGYSAMAGAIGGGGLGDLGIRYGYQRFLPEVMVTVVVILIVFVQLVQSFGDWLVRRLSHK
- a CDS encoding MetQ/NlpA family ABC transporter substrate-binding protein, coding for MQRRFILKLAATLGAASLFAAATVAHADDTIKVGVTGGPHAQIMEVVKTVAAKNGLNIKIVEFSDYVQPNAALAGGDLDANSYQHDPYLQAQVKDRGYKLIRIADTVTYPMGLYSKKVKTLAELQPGAKIAVPNDPTNGGRALLLLQKQGLLKLRADAGLKATPLDIVDNPKKLKIVELDAAQIPRSLNDVDAAAINTNFAMEAGLKPKQDAIAIEDPKGPYVNIIAIREADRNKPWVAKLVAAYHSPEVKQFVESKFGGSVITAW